The Aquitalea magnusonii region CATCAATAAAGGTTTCATGGTAATGCGGCACCCGCCCATGCACATTGCGAAAATGGATATAGCATATGGCACCCTGGCTGACATACTGCTCTACCGCGCGATAAATATCGCCTTCCGACATTTCTGCTACCGTTCCTAGACAAAATTCCAAGGCATTCGCTTTGCTTGGATAAATATCCAGCAATTTCTGATAAAGATATGGTTGATAAACCAGACGCGGCTGACCACGCACCTCCTCTAGTGGAGGGTCGTCCGGATGAGCAGCCAGTCGAACGCCCGCCTGCTCGGCAACAGGTATAATTTCCCTCAAGAAGTACTCCAGCCTTTGCCATAGCTGTTCCTGGCTGGTTGCAGGCCAGAAGCCTTGCGCCTCCGGGTCAACCAGCATATTCCATGCCATGCTGCGCGGCAGAAGGCTATCTGTTTGTTTACTGCGCCCCTCCAAACCCACCGTTTGCGCTCCCCCGCGAGCCTTGTTACCAATAACCCGCCCAGCGACACCAGAAAGACTAAAGTTGTAACCGAATACCGGAATGCCTGCCTCTCCAACGTTACGAATAATCTGTTTGACTACTTCCATCTGCTCCAGCTTGCGCGGCCCATCGAATAAAATATGATGCCAATGTGCCGGCTCAAAATTTTCAATTGCATAAAATACCAGGCCATGGCTTTCAATTTGCTGCCGAATCGCCAGCAACTCATCCACAGTCCAGATAACAGGCTCGGACACCCCCCAGCCCTGCTGGTCACCTATTGGCTGATCAGTTTTTGAAAAAGTTTGACTGCCGCGAAAATAATCCGCCATATGCACAACAATATGGGTAGCGCCACATTGCCGCGCAAAATCGAAATGTTTTTCATCCAGCATATGCCGATATAGTCCAAAACCCAGTTTCATCGTTAATCTCCTCTACTCCTGCGTCGTAAACTCAAGCGGCTTGACAAAAAAG contains the following coding sequences:
- a CDS encoding mannonate dehydratase, which produces MKLGFGLYRHMLDEKHFDFARQCGATHIVVHMADYFRGSQTFSKTDQPIGDQQGWGVSEPVIWTVDELLAIRQQIESHGLVFYAIENFEPAHWHHILFDGPRKLEQMEVVKQIIRNVGEAGIPVFGYNFSLSGVAGRVIGNKARGGAQTVGLEGRSKQTDSLLPRSMAWNMLVDPEAQGFWPATSQEQLWQRLEYFLREIIPVAEQAGVRLAAHPDDPPLEEVRGQPRLVYQPYLYQKLLDIYPSKANALEFCLGTVAEMSEGDIYRAVEQYVSQGAICYIHFRNVHGRVPHYHETFIDEGDIDMARVLRILQKYQFDGVLIPDHSPQMSCAAPWHAGMAFAMGYMRALMQQGLD